A single window of Leishmania panamensis strain MHOM/PA/94/PSC-1 chromosome 35 sequence DNA harbors:
- a CDS encoding hypothetical protein (TriTrypDB/GeneDB-style sysID: LpmP.35.5030) has translation MRLPPVESGPAAMTRRNYLVEMNRLRVSQYAPTRRQLEEEDLRIATTRQEEKRAKQAEWTQSRKKAADSHAAAAATSGRLLPGGCLRSMGASGRRPSVENTYKLQKEEEAAKKREYNRLYDQEARHQLAVREATLKQMRDEEAHQVEELRKVNAEQDRMAAEAHAKAMEEERQYLERMRQSNKRELAAKKAEQQAKHARDRQLQALVDENSRHRAEMDERRQKNVTRMLQLQNEEFHKEAMKNRQASEAKHYEEVAAMEERNRRLTKEEQEAAQRKKEQFCKEFEDCIARDKEYRRTHNYDEPEEVTRQRNELAAQSYRLILEEERLQKAERRQQYRKDLMDQIMAKQTYRMTHLDEPGV, from the coding sequence ATGCGGCTCCCTCCCGTTGAGTCAGGTCCGGCGGCCATGACGCGCCGCAACTACCTCGTCGAGATGAACCGCCTACGCGTGTCGCAGTACGCGCCgacacggcggcagctcgaggaggaagaccTGCGCATCGCCACGACCCGCcaagaggagaagcgtgCGAAACAGGCAGAGTGGACTCAGTCGCGCAAGAAGGCGGCGGacagccacgctgctgcggctgccaccTCTGGTCGCTTACTTCCTGGCGGCTGTCTGCGTTCGATGGGTGCCTCTGGCAGAAGGCCGTCGGTAGAGAACACCTACAAActgcagaaggaggaggaggcagcgaaAAAGCGGGAGTACAACCGCCTGTACGACCAGGAGGCGAGGCATCAGCTGGCGGTTCGCGAGGCGACATTGAAGCAGATGCGCGATGAGGAAGCCCACCAGGTAGAGGAACTGCGAAAGGTGAACGCCGAGCAGGACCGTATGGCGGCCGAGGCGCACGCCAAGGCGATGGAAGAGGAGCGTCAGTACCTGGAGCGCATGAGACAGTCGAACAAGCGCGAGCTGGCAGCCAAgaaggcagagcagcaggcgaAACACGCGCGTGaccggcagctgcaggcgctcgtAGACGAGaacagccgccaccgcgcagaGATGGACGAGCGCCGGCAGAAGAACGTCACACGCATGCTTCAGCTGCAGAATGAGGAGTTTCACAAGGAGGCAATGAAGAATAGGCAGGCCTCTGAAGCCAAGCACTACGAGGAGGTAGCCGCAATGGAAGAACGCAACCGTCGTCTCAcaaaggaggagcaggaggcggcgcagcgcaagaAGGAGCAGTTCTGCAAGGAGTTCGAGGACTGCATCGCACGCGACAAGGAATACCGCCGTACGCACAACTACGACGAgccggaggaggtgacgcgTCAGCGTAACGAGCTGGCGGCCCAGTCCTACCGCCTCATCcttgaggaggagcggctgcaaAAGGCggagcgccgccagcagtACCGCAAGGACTTGATGGACCAGATCATGGCAAAGCAGACCTACCGCATGACGCATCTGGACGAGCCTGGTGTGTAG